From a single Grus americana isolate bGruAme1 unplaced genomic scaffold, bGruAme1.mat scaffold_495, whole genome shotgun sequence genomic region:
- the LOC129200787 gene encoding feather keratin Cos2-3-like — protein sequence MSCYNQCQPCQPCGPTPLANSCNEPCVRQCQNSIVVIEPSPVVVTLPGPILSSFPQNTVVGSSTSAAVGSILSRDGVPINSGCCDLSCITSRYCGSRRCPPC from the coding sequence atgtcctgctacaaccagtgccagccctgccagccctgcggcccgaccccgctggccaacagctgcaatgagccctgcgtcaggcagtgccagaactccatAGTCGTCATtgagccctcccccgtggtggtgaccctgcccggccccatcctcagctccttcccacagaacaccgttgtgggctcctccacctccgctgctgttggcagcatcctcagccgtGACGGAGTGCCCATCaactctgggtgctgtgacctctcctgCATCACCAGCCGTTACTGTGGCAGCAGAAGGTGCCCCCCTTGCTAA